A window of Elusimicrobiota bacterium contains these coding sequences:
- a CDS encoding nucleotide sugar dehydrogenase, protein MPSRSLKEKLQDRQARVGVMGLGYVGLPLAIAFAEAGLRVFGFDVDEEKCRALRAGRSYVGDVPARAVRKALDAGRLRVSSRSADLKGLDAVVICVPTPLRKTKDPDISYIVAAAELLAPRVSPGQLIVLESTTYPGTTREVILPKLEERGLAAGKDFFLAFSPERIDPGNPRFGLRNTPKIVSGLTPRCLELAQALYGTVTDSLVPVSSLETAEMSKLLENTFRAVNIALVNEVAQMCERLKLSAWEVIDAAATKPFGYMKFYPGPGIGGHCIPLDPHYLSWKMKTLDFHSRFIDLAEDINSHMPQYVVQRVAEALNARKKPLRLSRVLVLGAAYKRDIADVRESPALQIIESLARQGARVSYADPHVPALTTGGRTYRAVRLTDAAVARTDAVVLVTDHSAFDIRRILSRARLFMDTRNATRGLARGNIVRL, encoded by the coding sequence ATGCCCTCGCGGTCTCTTAAGGAAAAACTGCAGGACCGCCAGGCCCGGGTGGGGGTCATGGGGCTGGGCTACGTCGGGTTGCCGCTGGCCATCGCCTTCGCGGAGGCGGGCCTGCGGGTGTTCGGTTTCGACGTGGACGAGGAGAAATGCCGCGCCCTTCGGGCGGGGCGCTCCTACGTGGGGGACGTGCCGGCCCGGGCCGTCCGGAAAGCCCTCGACGCCGGGCGCCTTCGGGTGTCGTCGCGGTCCGCGGATTTGAAGGGGCTGGACGCTGTCGTCATCTGCGTTCCCACCCCGCTTCGAAAAACCAAGGACCCCGACATCAGCTACATCGTCGCCGCGGCGGAACTGCTCGCGCCCCGGGTGTCCCCGGGGCAGCTGATCGTCTTGGAGAGCACCACCTACCCGGGCACGACCCGCGAAGTCATCCTTCCCAAGTTGGAGGAGCGGGGCCTGGCGGCCGGCAAGGATTTCTTCCTCGCGTTTTCGCCCGAGCGGATCGACCCCGGCAATCCCCGGTTTGGCCTTCGGAACACCCCCAAAATCGTGTCCGGCTTGACCCCCCGGTGCCTCGAACTGGCCCAGGCGTTGTACGGCACCGTGACCGATTCGCTGGTCCCGGTGTCCTCCCTGGAAACCGCCGAAATGTCCAAGCTGTTGGAAAACACCTTCCGCGCCGTGAACATCGCCCTCGTCAACGAAGTGGCGCAGATGTGCGAACGCCTAAAATTGAGCGCCTGGGAAGTCATCGACGCCGCCGCCACCAAGCCCTTCGGCTACATGAAGTTCTACCCCGGCCCGGGCATCGGCGGCCATTGCATCCCCCTGGACCCCCATTACCTGTCCTGGAAAATGAAAACACTGGATTTTCATTCGCGGTTCATCGACCTGGCCGAGGACATCAACTCCCACATGCCCCAGTACGTCGTACAGCGGGTGGCCGAAGCCTTGAACGCCCGGAAAAAGCCCCTGCGCCTCTCCCGGGTGCTGGTGCTGGGCGCCGCCTACAAGCGGGACATCGCCGACGTGCGGGAATCGCCGGCGCTTCAAATCATCGAATCCCTGGCGCGGCAGGGGGCCCGGGTGTCCTACGCGGACCCCCACGTCCCCGCGTTGACGACGGGGGGCCGGACCTACCGGGCGGTCCGCTTAACCGACGCCGCGGTCGCCCGGACCGACGCCGTCGTTTTGGTGACCGACCACAGCGCCTTCGACATCAGGCGAATCCTGTCGCGGGCCCGGCTGTTCATGGACACGCGGAACGCCACCCGGGGCCTCGCCCGGGGAAACATCGTCCGGCTTTGA
- the lhgO gene encoding L-2-hydroxyglutarate oxidase: protein MTDETDFLIAGAGIVGLAVAAELRSRHPDARIVVLEKESGVGLHASGRNSGVLHSGVYYAPGTLKARLCAEGARRMLAFARDNGVAHRVAGKVILAVGPEDLSGLERLEQNARANGIRAVRLAPGDVLKIEPNAAPGEGLHCPDTAVVDSLALVRALARRVETAGVQIAYGEEVAAAEDSGVQTASGRRFRFHRFVNCAGAHADRVARLFGLAADHVLVPFKGLYWKIRPERNGLVKESLYPVPDLAFPFLGVHLTRGAAGDVYAGPTAVPALGRENYGLLQGLRPVETTQSLWRLARLYAGRDRSFRALVHRELLHYTRRGFLAAARRLVPALREDDLVPAHKVGIRPQLVRRSDDRLEMDFHVEKNERSLHVLNAISPAFTCAFSFAAHVLDSWEKKESSHALAVS, encoded by the coding sequence ATGACGGACGAAACGGATTTTCTGATCGCGGGGGCCGGCATCGTGGGCCTGGCGGTGGCGGCGGAGTTGCGTTCCCGCCATCCCGACGCGCGCATCGTGGTCCTGGAAAAGGAATCCGGCGTGGGCCTCCACGCCAGCGGGCGGAACAGCGGGGTCCTGCACTCCGGCGTTTACTACGCGCCCGGAACCCTGAAGGCTCGCCTGTGCGCCGAGGGCGCGCGGCGGATGCTGGCCTTCGCCCGGGACAACGGCGTGGCCCACCGGGTAGCCGGGAAAGTAATTTTGGCGGTGGGCCCCGAGGACCTTTCGGGCCTCGAGCGATTGGAACAAAACGCCCGGGCCAACGGGATTCGCGCCGTCCGCCTCGCCCCCGGGGACGTGTTAAAGATCGAGCCGAACGCCGCGCCGGGGGAGGGCCTCCATTGCCCCGACACGGCGGTCGTGGATTCCTTGGCCCTGGTGCGGGCGCTGGCCCGTCGGGTGGAGACGGCGGGCGTACAGATCGCTTACGGCGAAGAGGTGGCGGCCGCGGAGGACTCCGGGGTTCAAACCGCCTCGGGACGTCGTTTCCGGTTTCACCGGTTCGTCAATTGCGCGGGCGCCCACGCCGACCGCGTGGCGCGGCTGTTCGGGCTGGCGGCGGATCACGTGCTGGTGCCCTTCAAAGGCCTGTATTGGAAAATCCGGCCGGAGCGGAACGGCCTGGTGAAGGAGAGCCTCTACCCCGTGCCGGACTTGGCGTTCCCCTTTCTGGGCGTCCATTTGACCCGCGGCGCCGCGGGGGACGTGTACGCGGGCCCCACCGCCGTCCCGGCCCTCGGGCGGGAAAATTACGGGCTCCTCCAGGGCCTGCGGCCGGTGGAAACGACCCAATCCCTCTGGCGCCTGGCGCGGCTCTACGCCGGGCGGGACCGCTCCTTTCGGGCCTTGGTCCATCGGGAACTGCTCCATTACACGCGCCGCGGGTTTCTGGCGGCCGCCCGGCGGTTGGTCCCCGCGTTGAGGGAGGACGATTTGGTCCCCGCCCACAAGGTGGGGATACGGCCCCAACTGGTCCGGCGGTCCGACGATCGACTGGAGATGGATTTTCACGTGGAGAAAAACGAGCGTTCCCTGCACGTGCTGAACGCCATATCCCCGGCCTTCACCTGCGCGTTTTCGTTCGCGGCCCATGTGCTGGATTCGTGGGAAAAAAAGGAGTCGTCGCATGCCCTCGCGGTCTCTTAA
- a CDS encoding M4 family metallopeptidase, whose amino-acid sequence MVRVTGPCAHGILPPFLLERMAESPDPVTRRWALKSLAASAAARAYRRALSTQPAMAAIPSPEGKKHRLVYDAKNKETLPGKLIRAEGQKGSKNPAVNEAYDFSGATYDFYEKLFSRNSLDDRGMSLISSVHVGRSYANAFWNGEQMAYGDGDGRTFVRFTKALDVVGHELTHGLIAHTANLDYEDEPGALNEHFADVFGLLVKQWRRKQTVTRADWLIGGDLLVQKPTRRALRSFAAPGTAYQNDPDLGTDPQPAHLKNKYTGEDDNGGVHINSGIPNHAFYLAARKIGGRAWEKTGKIWYGALRALSPKSGFREAAMATTEKAAALYGRAEAAAVKAAWSAVGVSR is encoded by the coding sequence ATGGTTCGCGTGACCGGTCCCTGCGCCCACGGCATTTTGCCGCCGTTCCTTTTGGAGCGGATGGCGGAGTCCCCCGACCCCGTCACCCGACGGTGGGCGCTCAAATCCTTGGCGGCCTCGGCGGCGGCCCGGGCCTATCGGCGCGCGCTCTCCACCCAGCCCGCCATGGCGGCCATTCCCTCCCCCGAGGGGAAAAAGCACCGGCTCGTCTACGACGCCAAAAATAAGGAAACCCTGCCGGGAAAATTAATCCGCGCGGAAGGGCAAAAGGGGTCGAAGAACCCCGCGGTGAACGAAGCCTACGACTTTTCCGGCGCGACCTACGATTTTTACGAAAAGCTTTTTTCCCGGAACTCCCTGGACGACCGGGGCATGTCCCTGATCTCCAGCGTCCACGTGGGGCGGAGCTACGCCAACGCCTTTTGGAACGGCGAGCAGATGGCCTACGGCGACGGCGACGGGCGGACGTTCGTCCGCTTTACCAAAGCGCTGGATGTCGTCGGGCACGAGTTGACCCACGGATTGATTGCCCACACGGCCAACTTGGATTACGAGGACGAGCCCGGCGCCTTGAACGAACATTTCGCCGACGTCTTCGGCTTGTTGGTCAAGCAGTGGCGGCGGAAGCAAACCGTGACCCGGGCCGATTGGCTCATCGGCGGCGACCTGTTGGTCCAAAAGCCCACCCGCCGGGCCCTCCGCAGTTTCGCCGCCCCCGGCACCGCCTATCAAAACGATCCCGACCTCGGCACCGACCCCCAGCCCGCCCACCTAAAAAACAAATACACCGGCGAAGACGACAACGGCGGCGTGCACATCAACTCCGGGATTCCCAACCACGCCTTTTACCTGGCCGCCCGAAAAATCGGCGGCCGGGCCTGGGAGAAAACGGGAAAAATTTGGTACGGGGCCCTTCGGGCCCTCTCTCCCAAAAGCGGTTTCCGCGAGGCGGCCATGGCCACGACGGAAAAAGCCGCCGCGCTCTACGGCCGCGCCGAAGCCGCCGCCGTCAAAGCCGCCTGGTCCGCCGTGGGAGTCTCCCGATGA
- a CDS encoding transposase: MPRTARIDTPGLLHHVIGRGIEQRDIFPTKTDYADFIQRIETCLEKSPNEILAWALMPNHFHLLIRSGPQGMVSFMRRLMTGYAGGFNARHKRSGHLFQNRYKSIVCDEAAYLLELVRYIHLNPLRGGLVKTMTELGNFPYTGHRALLGYGKTPWQSLEAVLNHFSSTEKTARQRYLEFVTEGVSQGRREDLMGGGLGRSGGGRPREVCLDHRGAGQLFDARVLGSGEFVEKVLEKVEKTESLQRDIARQNITMDDIAAKVAGAMKIDVQWLYLRNRTRKVSEAKSLLTFLATEYLGKNNAEMARTIKMSPAAAGRARQRGMVLAQGLNVGAWFKVN, from the coding sequence ATGCCCCGGACCGCCCGCATCGACACCCCCGGACTTCTTCACCACGTGATCGGCCGCGGAATCGAACAACGCGATATTTTCCCCACCAAAACAGACTACGCCGATTTCATCCAGCGGATAGAGACCTGCCTCGAGAAATCTCCCAACGAGATTCTGGCCTGGGCGCTCATGCCCAATCACTTCCATTTGTTGATCCGGTCGGGACCGCAGGGGATGGTTTCATTCATGCGGCGACTCATGACCGGTTACGCGGGGGGATTCAACGCGCGCCATAAGCGCTCCGGGCACCTTTTTCAGAACCGCTACAAATCCATCGTTTGCGACGAAGCGGCCTATCTTTTGGAGCTGGTCCGGTACATTCATTTGAACCCTCTCCGGGGAGGGCTGGTAAAGACTATGACGGAGTTGGGGAATTTTCCCTACACGGGGCACCGCGCGCTTCTGGGTTACGGGAAAACCCCATGGCAGTCGTTGGAGGCGGTGTTGAATCATTTTTCATCAACCGAAAAGACAGCGCGCCAGCGATATCTGGAATTTGTGACGGAAGGGGTTTCCCAGGGGAGGCGCGAGGATTTAATGGGCGGCGGTCTGGGGCGAAGCGGCGGTGGGCGCCCTCGGGAAGTCTGCCTGGATCATCGGGGGGCGGGGCAATTGTTTGACGCGCGGGTGCTGGGTTCGGGTGAATTTGTGGAAAAAGTTCTGGAGAAAGTCGAGAAAACAGAATCGTTGCAACGAGACATCGCACGCCAGAACATCACAATGGATGACATCGCGGCAAAAGTCGCGGGTGCCATGAAGATCGATGTTCAGTGGCTCTACTTAAGAAATCGGACGAGAAAAGTTTCGGAAGCCAAATCCCTTTTGACGTTCTTGGCGACGGAATATTTGGGAAAAAATAACGCGGAAATGGCTCGGACGATCAAAATGTCGCCCGCCGCGGCGGGTAGAGCGCGGCAACGAGGGATGGTATTGGCGCAGGGATTAAATGTCGGGGCTTGGTTTAAAGTAAATTAG